A genomic segment from Lasioglossum baleicum chromosome 5, iyLasBale1, whole genome shotgun sequence encodes:
- the LOC143209019 gene encoding patched domain-containing protein 3 isoform X3: MIAGRQSEEGSRGLFTEDSTTFLVRSSSAKKPRLPRIDPSSCIGLSIGKKPWLWLLVSFCVNCVYAPGMLLWREEIDDVELFVSEDSIIRQDAKWVRSHFRDDFRYESIIVTAPNVFDPEVLRSIRKIEQSVKGVKVNNRTWEDVCAGYLTWFDKNETTNIMKDYEITDDILPVLNSTLFNDGCIYQSIIQLWETTLHKDIPLLKKEIVDDVNKAFKDKNDKKMLLDIGPLLAGLSYDKRGRVRGAKATILNWLLKKTNSDADEWELAFINTVLHANVTLPPGMEIYAIASRSYIDTLHQILNSNMTVLCCGISLIAVYVMAMIGKCNALEQRIYLSVMGVSVIGQAILSSYGLCYYLGYSYGPIHSILPFLLLGIGVDNMFVIMQGLNNLSETDQALELPVRFAKAMQQSGMSVTVTSFTNVIAFAFGVTTVMPCLRSFYAFATLGIFFLYLYEMTFFMSCLVYDEKRLEARKDGCFCRPRLNWKPNECSQRNTQQILFENYIGPWVVKNSVRTIILLITGSLLCLNTWAIFQLEQNFDPLWYLNQDSYPIQFNNKLKEYFPKYGNRAGIYMTGVDYYEDRDALFRLVEGLKANQFINNGTLEPWFIAYEKWLNATDKGDIESTEEYYNVLTEYLLLTKEGRAYIKDIKFSNLPIGEYNITTSQIPIQHVLINTTTEQIAAMQSIRETVQATNFSKGHDYIAIFSPDYVSWMANKVIGEELIRNLCLEIVTIGVVIVVFLRDIKTSFWVLCCVFFTLIDLLGSMYFLNLTVEMSSSIMILLCAGLAVDYAAHIGLEFIRTKGSKKERAIATLSIIGPAVFNGGLSTFLAFVLLGSSEAYIFSTFFKLFTCVVMFGLFHGLLFLPVILSLLGPEERIEMKKESVTREQNGYCTVPLTQNKKGDNHCNVFTECVFIQ; this comes from the exons GCTGGAAGACAGTCCGAGGAAGGATCACGAGGACTTTTCACTGAAGATTCGACGACCTTCCTCGTTCGTTCTTCCTCTGCGAAGAAGCCCCGGCTGCCTCGCATCGATCCTTCTTCATG CATCGGGCTGAGTATAGGAAAGAAGCCATGGTTATGGCTGTTGGTGTCTTTCTGCGTGAACTGCGTCTACGCGCCGGGAATGCTGCTATGGCGAGAGGAGATCGACGACGTGGAACTGTTCGTCTCCGAGGACTCCATCATCCGCCAGGACGCCAAGTGGGTGAGATCGCATTTCCGGGACGATTTCCGATACGAGAGCATCATCGTGACCGCCCCCAACGTCTTCGACCCGGAAGTGCTGCGTTCG ATCCGTAAAATCGAGCAGTCCGTGAAAGGGGTGAAGGTGAACAATCGCACCTGGGAGGACGTGTGCGCTGG GTATCTCACCTGGTTCGACAAGAACGAAACAACGAATATCATGAAGGACTACGAAATCACCGACGACATCCTTCCTGTACTGAACAGCACGCTGTTCAATGACGGCTGCATATACCAGTCTATCATACAACTGTGGGAGACCACTTTGCATAAGGATATTCCACTGTTAAAGAAGGAGATCGTGGACGATGTGAATAAGGCATTCAAGGACAA GAACGACAAAAAGATGCTTCTGGATATCGGTCCCCTACTCGCGGGTTTGTCTTATGATAAGAGAGGCCGAGTTCGGGGCGCGAAGGCAACCATTTTGAATTGGTTGCTGAAGAAAACGAACTCGGATGCGGACGAGTGGGAGCTGGCGTTCATAAACACCGTTCTACACGCGAACGTGACCCTGCCACCGGGGATGGAGATTTACGCGATCGCCTCGCGAAGTTACATAGACACCCTGCACCAGATACTGAACAGCAATATGACAGTACTGTGCTGCGGGATATCCCTGATCGCGGTTTACGTAATGGCAATGATCGGTAAATGTAACGCGCTGGAGCAACGAATTTATTTGTCAGTAATGGGAGTCTCTGTGATTGGTCAGGCAATCTTATCCTCGTACGGATTGTGCTACTACTTGGGATACTCGTACGGGCCGATACATTCCATTCTACCGTTTCTGTTGCTCGGTATAGGAGTCGATAACATGTTCGTGATCATGCAGGGCCTGAACAACCTGTCGGAAACCGACCAGGCGCTGGAGCTTCCGGTCCGATTCGCCAAGGCGATGCAACAGTCGG GCATGTCCGTCACAGTGACTTCCTTCACGAACGTGATCGCATTCGCTTTCGGCGTGACCACGGTGATGCCGTGTCTGAGATCGTTCTATGCATTCGCCACGTTGGGCATCTTCTTCTTGTACTTGTACGAGATGACCTTCTTCATGAGCTGTTTGGTCTACGACGAGAAGAGGCTCGAGGCTCGAAAGGACGGTTGCTTCTGTCGTCCCAGATTGAACTGGAAGCCGAACGAGTGCAGCCAGAGGAACACACAGCAGATCCTCTTCGAGAACTACATTGGTCCATGGGTGGTCAAGAACTCAGTCAGAACGATCATACTGTTGATCACCGGCAGCCTCCTCTGCCTCAACACCTGGGCCATCTTCCAGCTGGAGCAGAACTTCGATCCCCTTTGGTACTTAAATCAGGACTCCTATCCCATCCAGTTCAACAACAAGTTGAAGGAATACTTTCCCAAGTATGGGAACCGTGCTGGCATTTATATGACTGGTGTGGACTATTACGAGGACCGTGACGCCCTCTTCAGATTGGTAGAAGGCCTGAAAGCAAATCAGTTCATTAATAACGGCACTCTGGAACCATGGTTCATTGCCTATGAGAAATGGCTCAATGCTACTGACAAAG GTGATATCGAAAGTACCGAAGAGTATTATAATGTCCTTACCGAATACTTACTACTGACCAAGGAGGGTCGAGCGTACATCAAGGACATCAAGTTCAGTAATCTACCAATTGGAGAATATAATATAACG ACGTCGCAAATACCGATACAACACGTACTCATCAATACAACGACCGAACAAATAGCAGCAATGCAATCTATCAGAGAAACTGTTCAAGCAACTAATTTCTCTAAGGGGCATGACTATATTGCCATATTCTCGCCCGACTATGTCTCTTGGATGGCGAACAAG GTGATAGGAGAAGAATTAATTAGGAACTTGTGTCTCGAGATAGTGACCATCGGGGTGGTGATAGTAGTGTTCCTCAGAGATATCAAGACATCCTTTTGGGTTCTTTGTTGTGTCTTCTTCACGCTCATCGATCTATTAGGTTccatgtactttttaaatttgacGGTCGAAATGTCGTCGAGCATTATGATTTTATTGTGCGCGGGACTTGCTGTTGATTATGCAGCTCACATCGGTCTGGAATTTATCCGAACAAAGGGTAGCAAAAAAG AACGTGCAATTGCAACCCTTTCTATAATCGGACCGGCTGTGTTCAATGGAGGTTTAAGTACATTCTTAGCATTCGTTTTACTGGGTTCCAGTGAAGCTTACATATTTAGTACTTTCTTTAAG TTATTTACATGTGTAGTAATGTTTGGTCTGTTTCATGGACTATTGTTCTTACCAGTAATTTTAAGCT
- the LOC143209019 gene encoding patched domain-containing protein 3 isoform X4 — MRTRFKEVPFFKAESIGLSIGKKPWLWLLVSFCVNCVYAPGMLLWREEIDDVELFVSEDSIIRQDAKWVRSHFRDDFRYESIIVTAPNVFDPEVLRSIRKIEQSVKGVKVNNRTWEDVCAGYLTWFDKNETTNIMKDYEITDDILPVLNSTLFNDGCIYQSIIQLWETTLHKDIPLLKKEIVDDVNKAFKDKNDKKMLLDIGPLLAGLSYDKRGRVRGAKATILNWLLKKTNSDADEWELAFINTVLHANVTLPPGMEIYAIASRSYIDTLHQILNSNMTVLCCGISLIAVYVMAMIGKCNALEQRIYLSVMGVSVIGQAILSSYGLCYYLGYSYGPIHSILPFLLLGIGVDNMFVIMQGLNNLSETDQALELPVRFAKAMQQSGMSVTVTSFTNVIAFAFGVTTVMPCLRSFYAFATLGIFFLYLYEMTFFMSCLVYDEKRLEARKDGCFCRPRLNWKPNECSQRNTQQILFENYIGPWVVKNSVRTIILLITGSLLCLNTWAIFQLEQNFDPLWYLNQDSYPIQFNNKLKEYFPKYGNRAGIYMTGVDYYEDRDALFRLVEGLKANQFINNGTLEPWFIAYEKWLNATDKGDIESTEEYYNVLTEYLLLTKEGRAYIKDIKFSNLPIGEYNITTSQIPIQHVLINTTTEQIAAMQSIRETVQATNFSKGHDYIAIFSPDYVSWMANKVIGEELIRNLCLEIVTIGVVIVVFLRDIKTSFWVLCCVFFTLIDLLGSMYFLNLTVEMSSSIMILLCAGLAVDYAAHIGLEFIRTKGSKKERAIATLSIIGPAVFNGGLSTFLAFVLLGSSEAYIFSTFFKLFTCVVMFGLFHGLLFLPVILSLLGPEERIEMKKESVTREQNGYCTVPLTQNKKGDNHCNVFTECVFIQ; from the exons ATGAGGACACGTTTTAAAGAAGTTCCCTTCTTTAAAGCCGAAAG CATCGGGCTGAGTATAGGAAAGAAGCCATGGTTATGGCTGTTGGTGTCTTTCTGCGTGAACTGCGTCTACGCGCCGGGAATGCTGCTATGGCGAGAGGAGATCGACGACGTGGAACTGTTCGTCTCCGAGGACTCCATCATCCGCCAGGACGCCAAGTGGGTGAGATCGCATTTCCGGGACGATTTCCGATACGAGAGCATCATCGTGACCGCCCCCAACGTCTTCGACCCGGAAGTGCTGCGTTCG ATCCGTAAAATCGAGCAGTCCGTGAAAGGGGTGAAGGTGAACAATCGCACCTGGGAGGACGTGTGCGCTGG GTATCTCACCTGGTTCGACAAGAACGAAACAACGAATATCATGAAGGACTACGAAATCACCGACGACATCCTTCCTGTACTGAACAGCACGCTGTTCAATGACGGCTGCATATACCAGTCTATCATACAACTGTGGGAGACCACTTTGCATAAGGATATTCCACTGTTAAAGAAGGAGATCGTGGACGATGTGAATAAGGCATTCAAGGACAA GAACGACAAAAAGATGCTTCTGGATATCGGTCCCCTACTCGCGGGTTTGTCTTATGATAAGAGAGGCCGAGTTCGGGGCGCGAAGGCAACCATTTTGAATTGGTTGCTGAAGAAAACGAACTCGGATGCGGACGAGTGGGAGCTGGCGTTCATAAACACCGTTCTACACGCGAACGTGACCCTGCCACCGGGGATGGAGATTTACGCGATCGCCTCGCGAAGTTACATAGACACCCTGCACCAGATACTGAACAGCAATATGACAGTACTGTGCTGCGGGATATCCCTGATCGCGGTTTACGTAATGGCAATGATCGGTAAATGTAACGCGCTGGAGCAACGAATTTATTTGTCAGTAATGGGAGTCTCTGTGATTGGTCAGGCAATCTTATCCTCGTACGGATTGTGCTACTACTTGGGATACTCGTACGGGCCGATACATTCCATTCTACCGTTTCTGTTGCTCGGTATAGGAGTCGATAACATGTTCGTGATCATGCAGGGCCTGAACAACCTGTCGGAAACCGACCAGGCGCTGGAGCTTCCGGTCCGATTCGCCAAGGCGATGCAACAGTCGG GCATGTCCGTCACAGTGACTTCCTTCACGAACGTGATCGCATTCGCTTTCGGCGTGACCACGGTGATGCCGTGTCTGAGATCGTTCTATGCATTCGCCACGTTGGGCATCTTCTTCTTGTACTTGTACGAGATGACCTTCTTCATGAGCTGTTTGGTCTACGACGAGAAGAGGCTCGAGGCTCGAAAGGACGGTTGCTTCTGTCGTCCCAGATTGAACTGGAAGCCGAACGAGTGCAGCCAGAGGAACACACAGCAGATCCTCTTCGAGAACTACATTGGTCCATGGGTGGTCAAGAACTCAGTCAGAACGATCATACTGTTGATCACCGGCAGCCTCCTCTGCCTCAACACCTGGGCCATCTTCCAGCTGGAGCAGAACTTCGATCCCCTTTGGTACTTAAATCAGGACTCCTATCCCATCCAGTTCAACAACAAGTTGAAGGAATACTTTCCCAAGTATGGGAACCGTGCTGGCATTTATATGACTGGTGTGGACTATTACGAGGACCGTGACGCCCTCTTCAGATTGGTAGAAGGCCTGAAAGCAAATCAGTTCATTAATAACGGCACTCTGGAACCATGGTTCATTGCCTATGAGAAATGGCTCAATGCTACTGACAAAG GTGATATCGAAAGTACCGAAGAGTATTATAATGTCCTTACCGAATACTTACTACTGACCAAGGAGGGTCGAGCGTACATCAAGGACATCAAGTTCAGTAATCTACCAATTGGAGAATATAATATAACG ACGTCGCAAATACCGATACAACACGTACTCATCAATACAACGACCGAACAAATAGCAGCAATGCAATCTATCAGAGAAACTGTTCAAGCAACTAATTTCTCTAAGGGGCATGACTATATTGCCATATTCTCGCCCGACTATGTCTCTTGGATGGCGAACAAG GTGATAGGAGAAGAATTAATTAGGAACTTGTGTCTCGAGATAGTGACCATCGGGGTGGTGATAGTAGTGTTCCTCAGAGATATCAAGACATCCTTTTGGGTTCTTTGTTGTGTCTTCTTCACGCTCATCGATCTATTAGGTTccatgtactttttaaatttgacGGTCGAAATGTCGTCGAGCATTATGATTTTATTGTGCGCGGGACTTGCTGTTGATTATGCAGCTCACATCGGTCTGGAATTTATCCGAACAAAGGGTAGCAAAAAAG AACGTGCAATTGCAACCCTTTCTATAATCGGACCGGCTGTGTTCAATGGAGGTTTAAGTACATTCTTAGCATTCGTTTTACTGGGTTCCAGTGAAGCTTACATATTTAGTACTTTCTTTAAG TTATTTACATGTGTAGTAATGTTTGGTCTGTTTCATGGACTATTGTTCTTACCAGTAATTTTAAGCT